A DNA window from Comamonas fluminis contains the following coding sequences:
- a CDS encoding YchJ family protein has translation MSDQSSAPCPCGRADTKNRVFAYGACCGRYIDHRDESPAPDAEALMRSRYTAFVRENASYLQATWHESQRPLQLDFDEGVKWLGLQVKDFKPTGDDRAEVEFVARYRLAGRAVRLHERSRFVREAGRWLYVDGDQF, from the coding sequence ATGTCTGACCAATCCTCTGCGCCCTGCCCCTGCGGGCGTGCTGATACCAAAAACCGTGTGTTTGCCTACGGGGCCTGCTGCGGGCGCTATATCGACCACAGGGATGAAAGCCCCGCCCCGGATGCCGAGGCGCTGATGCGTTCACGCTACACCGCCTTTGTGCGCGAGAACGCCAGCTATCTGCAAGCGACATGGCATGAAAGCCAGCGCCCACTGCAACTGGATTTTGATGAGGGCGTCAAATGGCTGGGCCTGCAGGTCAAGGATTTCAAGCCCACGGGGGATGACCGTGCCGAGGTCGAATTTGTCGCCCGCTACCGCCTTGCAGGCCGCGCCGTGCGCCTGCATGAGCGCAGCCGGTTTGTGCGTGAGGCTGGGCGCTGGCTTTATGTGGATGGCGATCAGTTCTGA
- a CDS encoding alpha/beta hydrolase family protein — protein sequence MAMQAAQAAKPADVLQMGASIPVSVPASATEAAHTANLVGQVYRPPGDGKWGLVVLSHGTPAGQEAREALTDGYGPQARAIAALGYVVVTGLRRGYGASDGPLADRYGSCSAPNYQRAAEEAARDVEAIMRYGQSLPFVDSGNVVLMGKSAGGFASLALAAQRPVGLRGVISFAGGRGAQPKMRAKKTICNEAVFLKTITDFASTTDVPMLWIYAKNDSYFRPALVEKMFKRYQQVGDEPALELHFVTPANAARDGGHGYFDKTSNINFWLSDVQDFLKAQTPGAEQDTQGIKGDKS from the coding sequence ATGGCGATGCAGGCAGCGCAGGCCGCAAAACCGGCAGATGTGCTGCAGATGGGTGCCAGCATTCCTGTATCCGTGCCTGCAAGCGCTACAGAGGCTGCGCATACGGCCAATCTGGTGGGGCAAGTGTACCGCCCGCCGGGCGATGGCAAGTGGGGGCTGGTGGTGCTTAGCCACGGCACGCCCGCAGGTCAGGAGGCGCGTGAAGCGCTGACCGATGGGTACGGGCCGCAGGCCAGGGCGATTGCGGCTCTGGGCTATGTGGTGGTGACAGGGCTGCGCCGTGGCTATGGCGCATCAGACGGCCCGCTGGCGGACCGCTATGGCAGCTGCAGTGCGCCCAACTATCAGCGTGCTGCAGAGGAGGCCGCACGCGATGTGGAAGCCATCATGCGCTACGGTCAGTCGCTGCCTTTTGTGGACAGCGGCAATGTGGTGCTGATGGGCAAGTCTGCCGGTGGCTTTGCATCGCTGGCGCTGGCGGCTCAGCGGCCAGTGGGGCTGCGTGGTGTCATCAGCTTTGCCGGTGGTCGCGGCGCACAGCCGAAGATGCGTGCGAAGAAGACCATCTGCAATGAGGCGGTGTTTTTGAAAACCATCACCGACTTTGCCAGCACCACCGACGTGCCCATGCTGTGGATTTACGCGAAAAACGATAGCTACTTTCGCCCTGCGCTGGTCGAAAAGATGTTCAAGCGCTACCAGCAGGTGGGCGATGAGCCAGCGCTGGAACTTCACTTCGTCACGCCTGCCAATGCGGCCCGTGATGGCGGCCATGGCTATTTTGATAAGACTTCCAACATCAATTTCTGGCTGTCGGATGTGCAGGATTTTCTGAAAGCCCAAACGCCTGGGGCCGAGCAAGACACACAAGGCATAAAGGGAGACAAATCATGA
- a CDS encoding AMP-binding protein: MNALTASYAKGRTDIPLIEQTIGDFFADMAQRQGGRDALVSRHQGLRYSYAELHAATRRLASALLGLGLVKGDRVGIWSHNNAEWVLMQLATAQVGLVLVNINPAYRTSEVEYALNKVGCKALVSMPQFKTSDYLGMLRELAPELASCAPGQLKAAKLPELRTVVWIDVAGQGQDEPGMLRFSQLLAQGTSGDERINTIAATLKNTDPINIQFTSGTTGFPKGATLTHRNILNNGFFIGECMRLTPEDRLCIPVPLYHCFGMVLGNLACFTHGSTIVYPNDGFDPITVLETVQAEKCTGLHGVPTMFIAELDHPRFAEFDLSTLRTGIMAGSPCPIEVMKRVVRDMHLSEITIAYGMTETSPVSCQSDNETPLEKRVATVGKVQPHLEVKIIDPTTGETVAPGVSGELCTRGYSVMHGYWGDEVKTREAIDAEQWMHTGDLATMDAEGYVNIVGRSKDMVIRGGENIYPREVEEFLYRHPQVQDVQVVGVPDVRYGEELCAWVIVKPGQTLSEEDVRDFCKGQIAHYKVPRYIRFVQAFPMTVTGKIQKFKIRDEMIELLDLRVIKTA; encoded by the coding sequence ATGAACGCATTGACGGCCAGCTACGCCAAGGGGCGCACGGATATTCCGCTGATCGAGCAGACGATAGGCGATTTTTTTGCGGATATGGCCCAGCGCCAGGGCGGCCGCGATGCGCTGGTCAGCCGCCACCAGGGCTTGCGCTATAGCTATGCCGAACTGCATGCCGCCACGCGCCGGCTGGCCAGTGCGCTGCTGGGGCTGGGCCTGGTCAAGGGCGATCGCGTAGGGATCTGGAGCCACAACAACGCCGAATGGGTGCTGATGCAACTGGCCACGGCGCAGGTCGGTCTGGTGCTGGTGAATATCAACCCGGCGTATCGCACCTCGGAAGTGGAATATGCACTGAACAAGGTGGGCTGCAAGGCGCTGGTGAGCATGCCGCAGTTCAAGACCAGCGACTATCTGGGCATGCTGCGTGAACTGGCCCCTGAGCTGGCCAGCTGCGCCCCAGGCCAGCTCAAGGCCGCGAAGCTGCCAGAGCTGCGCACCGTGGTGTGGATTGATGTGGCTGGGCAAGGGCAGGATGAGCCCGGAATGCTCCGTTTTTCGCAGCTGCTGGCGCAGGGAACATCTGGGGATGAGCGCATTAATACCATTGCTGCCACGCTGAAGAACACCGACCCCATCAACATCCAGTTCACCAGCGGCACCACGGGCTTCCCAAAGGGTGCGACGCTGACCCACCGCAATATTCTGAACAACGGCTTTTTCATCGGCGAATGCATGCGCCTGACGCCTGAAGACCGCCTGTGCATTCCCGTGCCGCTGTACCACTGCTTTGGCATGGTGCTGGGCAATCTGGCCTGCTTCACGCACGGCTCCACCATCGTCTATCCCAATGATGGCTTCGACCCCATCACGGTGCTGGAGACGGTACAGGCCGAAAAATGCACCGGCTTGCATGGTGTGCCCACCATGTTTATTGCCGAGCTGGATCACCCGCGTTTTGCGGAGTTTGATCTGTCCACATTGCGCACCGGCATCATGGCGGGCTCGCCTTGCCCCATCGAGGTGATGAAGCGTGTGGTGCGCGATATGCATCTGTCCGAAATCACCATTGCCTATGGCATGACGGAAACCAGCCCCGTCAGCTGCCAGAGCGATAACGAAACACCGCTGGAAAAGCGCGTGGCGACGGTGGGCAAGGTGCAGCCCCATCTTGAGGTGAAGATCATCGACCCCACCACGGGCGAGACCGTGGCCCCTGGCGTCTCGGGCGAGTTGTGCACGCGTGGCTATTCGGTCATGCACGGCTACTGGGGCGATGAGGTCAAGACCCGCGAAGCCATTGACGCCGAGCAGTGGATGCATACCGGCGATCTGGCCACCATGGATGCCGAAGGCTATGTGAACATCGTGGGCCGCAGCAAGGACATGGTGATTCGCGGCGGCGAGAACATCTACCCCCGTGAAGTCGAAGAATTTCTCTATCGCCACCCCCAGGTGCAGGATGTGCAGGTGGTGGGCGTGCCCGATGTGCGCTATGGCGAGGAGCTGTGCGCCTGGGTCATCGTCAAGCCCGGTCAGACGCTGAGCGAAGAAGACGTGCGCGACTTCTGCAAGGGCCAGATTGCCCACTACAAGGTGCCGCGCTACATCCGCTTTGTGCAAGCCTTCCCGATGACGGTGACGGGCAAGATTCAGAAGTTCAAGATCCGCGACGAGATGATCGAGTTGCTGGATCTGCGCGTCATCAAGACTGCATAA
- a CDS encoding Na+/H+ antiporter, which produces MHAVETVLLVLLLGALTGIVARYIRAIPLPLIQIALGALIAWPQAGLHIAFDPELFLLLFIPPLLFADGWRIPKREFFALAKPILLLALGLVLFTVLGLGYLINWMIPEIPLTVAFALAAVISPTDAVAVSAITRNLGMPEKTMHVLEGESLLNDASGLVALKFAIAATLTGMFSWGEVAKEFTWMAVGGLGVGAAIGWGFSHARGTITRRLGDVAATQMVLLLVLLPFAAYIVGEKIGVSGILAAVAAGIATNFADLERSSYISERMQTAGTWSMVEAAFNGAIFLLLGLQLPSIIGVPLHQAGHDWWILVGYVAVISVALLLMRWIWLVLGVHGSLLRAHRQGKMSERPSALLNLATTLAGIRGAVTLAGALSVPMLLNNGQPFPARDMLIFLATGTILFTLVIGAVGLPIVLRYIPAHAESPTVREERLAREQACIAAMTKLTLSEEEIAQRDPEWVAMRQEVNGHLTQEYRNRIQLLDDGSGAAQTIESLREAPEVVRQRKLRYVLEIETRIECIHAERDFYYAERQAHRINDESLRSLVSELDMQEIAMRKRLVVARKAAGLPVADVMHP; this is translated from the coding sequence ATGCACGCTGTTGAAACTGTTCTGCTGGTCCTGCTCCTTGGCGCATTGACCGGCATCGTGGCCCGTTACATACGGGCCATTCCCCTGCCCTTGATCCAAATTGCGCTGGGTGCGCTGATCGCCTGGCCACAGGCCGGTTTGCACATCGCATTTGACCCAGAACTGTTTCTGCTGCTCTTCATTCCGCCACTGCTGTTTGCCGACGGCTGGCGCATTCCCAAGCGCGAGTTCTTTGCCCTGGCCAAGCCTATCTTGCTGCTGGCTCTGGGACTGGTGCTGTTCACCGTGCTGGGGCTTGGCTATCTGATTAACTGGATGATTCCAGAGATTCCCCTGACCGTCGCCTTCGCGCTGGCCGCCGTGATCTCGCCCACCGATGCCGTGGCCGTTTCGGCCATTACGCGCAATCTGGGCATGCCCGAAAAGACCATGCATGTGCTGGAAGGCGAGTCGCTGCTCAACGACGCATCGGGCCTGGTGGCCCTGAAATTTGCGATTGCCGCCACGCTGACCGGCATGTTTTCCTGGGGTGAAGTCGCCAAGGAATTTACCTGGATGGCCGTGGGCGGCCTGGGCGTGGGCGCTGCGATTGGCTGGGGTTTCAGCCATGCACGCGGCACCATCACGCGCCGCCTGGGCGATGTTGCCGCCACACAGATGGTGCTGCTGCTGGTGCTGCTGCCCTTCGCGGCCTACATCGTGGGTGAAAAGATTGGCGTCTCCGGCATTCTGGCTGCGGTGGCCGCAGGTATTGCCACCAACTTTGCCGATCTGGAACGCAGCAGCTACATCAGCGAACGCATGCAGACTGCGGGCACCTGGAGCATGGTGGAAGCGGCCTTCAACGGCGCCATCTTCCTGCTGCTGGGGCTGCAACTGCCCTCCATCATCGGCGTGCCCCTGCATCAGGCGGGCCACGACTGGTGGATTCTGGTGGGCTATGTGGCCGTCATCTCGGTGGCACTGCTGCTGATGCGCTGGATCTGGCTGGTGCTGGGTGTGCACGGATCGCTGCTGCGTGCCCACCGACAGGGCAAGATGAGCGAGCGCCCCTCGGCCCTGCTGAACCTGGCCACCACACTGGCCGGCATTCGCGGCGCCGTGACGCTGGCTGGTGCGCTGTCCGTGCCCATGCTGCTGAACAACGGCCAGCCCTTTCCAGCCCGCGACATGCTGATCTTTCTGGCCACGGGCACGATTTTGTTTACCCTGGTCATTGGCGCGGTGGGCCTGCCCATTGTGCTGCGCTACATTCCCGCGCACGCAGAATCGCCCACCGTGCGTGAGGAGCGACTGGCCCGCGAACAGGCCTGCATCGCAGCCATGACCAAGCTGACACTGAGCGAGGAAGAAATTGCGCAACGCGACCCGGAGTGGGTGGCCATGCGTCAGGAAGTCAACGGCCACCTGACCCAGGAATACCGCAACCGTATTCAGCTGCTGGATGACGGCAGCGGTGCAGCGCAGACCATTGAGTCTCTGCGCGAAGCGCCCGAAGTCGTGCGCCAGCGCAAGCTGCGCTATGTGCTGGAGATTGAAACGCGCATCGAGTGCATTCATGCCGAGCGCGACTTCTACTACGCCGAGCGGCAAGCCCACCGCATCAACGACGAATCGCTGCGCAGTCTGGTCAGCGAGCTGGACATGCAGGAAATTGCCATGCGCAAACGTCTGGTGGTGGCACGCAAGGCTGCGGGCCTGCCCGTGGCGGACGTTATGCACCCCTGA
- a CDS encoding DUF4336 domain-containing protein, producing MQESTEKWQAIADGVWALSYQFSNMGMRISTRMTVIRLVDGSLFAHSAVPLSPAQKAALDELGPLRHIVAPSAMHHMFVPPLAQLYPQAQLYGTSGVLAKHPELPQMQRIPPDDVAPWAGQLQCLPVKGIPTLNETLWFHPASGSLIATDLLQCWQGPLSLPVRMYLGLTGGHERLTVPRTVRLLVKDKAAVQACARQIESLPVQRVILLHNSIIDTQPMQRLREALSIWD from the coding sequence ATGCAGGAATCCACTGAAAAATGGCAGGCTATCGCAGACGGAGTCTGGGCTCTCAGCTATCAATTCAGCAATATGGGAATGCGCATCAGCACGCGCATGACCGTGATCCGGCTGGTTGACGGCAGTCTGTTCGCCCACTCTGCCGTGCCGCTGAGTCCGGCGCAAAAAGCCGCCTTGGACGAGTTGGGGCCGCTGCGCCATATCGTGGCGCCCAGCGCCATGCACCATATGTTTGTGCCGCCGCTGGCCCAGCTTTATCCACAGGCTCAGCTTTATGGCACGTCTGGCGTGCTGGCCAAGCACCCGGAGCTGCCGCAGATGCAGCGCATTCCGCCCGATGATGTCGCGCCCTGGGCTGGCCAGCTGCAGTGCCTGCCCGTCAAAGGCATTCCCACACTCAATGAAACCCTCTGGTTCCACCCGGCCAGCGGCAGCCTGATTGCGACTGACCTGCTGCAATGCTGGCAAGGGCCGCTAAGCCTGCCTGTGCGCATGTATCTGGGCCTGACCGGCGGCCATGAACGCCTGACGGTGCCGCGCACCGTGCGCCTGCTGGTCAAGGACAAGGCCGCCGTGCAAGCCTGCGCACGGCAGATTGAAAGCCTGCCCGTGCAGCGCGTGATTTTGCTGCACAACAGCATTATTGACACCCAGCCAATGCAGCGCCTGCGAGAGGCGCTATCAATCTGGGATTAG
- the exaC gene encoding acetaldehyde dehydrogenase ExaC: MDMFELKRFNLDIAYPYKQQYDNFIGGKWVPPVAGRYFDNVSPITGKPFCRIPQSDANDINLALDAAHAAQEKWGKTSVAERSRILLKIADRMEQNLELLAIAETIDNGKPLRETMAADLPLAIDHFRYFAGCLRAQEGAISEIDEKTVAYHFHEPIGVVGQIIPWNFPLLMAAWKLPPALAAGCCVVLKPAEQTPASIMVLMELIADLLPPGVLNVVNGFGREAGEALATSKRITKIAFTGSTAVGQRILRAAADNLIPSTIELGGKSPNIFFADVMDADDEFLDKALEGLSMFALNQGEVCTCPSRILVQESIYEKFMEKAVKRVQAMKQGHPLDKSTMVGAQVSNQQLERILGYIDIGRQEGAQCLTGGERHRLGGDINDGFFIKPTLLYGKNDMRVFQEEIFGPVASVTTFKNAEDAIRIANDSEYGLGAGVWTRNGTQAYEMGRAIQAGRVWTNCYHLYPAHATFGGYKKSGIGRETHKVALNNYQQTKNLLVSYNPKAMGFF, encoded by the coding sequence ATGGACATGTTCGAACTCAAGCGTTTCAACCTCGATATCGCCTATCCCTACAAGCAGCAGTACGACAACTTCATTGGCGGCAAATGGGTACCACCAGTGGCGGGTCGCTATTTCGACAATGTCTCGCCCATCACCGGCAAGCCTTTCTGCCGCATTCCTCAGTCTGATGCCAATGACATCAACCTGGCTCTGGACGCTGCCCACGCCGCCCAGGAAAAATGGGGCAAGACGTCCGTGGCCGAGCGTTCCAGAATCCTGCTGAAGATCGCCGACCGCATGGAGCAGAACCTGGAGCTGCTGGCGATTGCCGAAACCATCGACAACGGCAAGCCGCTGCGCGAGACCATGGCCGCCGACCTGCCTCTGGCCATTGACCATTTCCGCTACTTTGCGGGCTGCCTGCGTGCGCAGGAAGGCGCCATCTCCGAAATCGACGAAAAGACCGTGGCCTACCACTTCCACGAGCCTATCGGCGTGGTCGGCCAGATCATTCCCTGGAACTTCCCGCTGCTGATGGCGGCCTGGAAGTTGCCACCGGCCCTGGCCGCTGGCTGCTGCGTGGTGCTCAAGCCAGCCGAGCAGACTCCCGCCTCCATCATGGTGCTGATGGAGCTGATTGCCGACCTGCTGCCACCGGGCGTGCTCAACGTGGTCAACGGCTTTGGCCGCGAGGCAGGCGAAGCGCTCGCGACCAGCAAGCGCATTACCAAGATTGCCTTTACCGGCTCCACCGCCGTGGGCCAGCGCATTCTGCGTGCCGCTGCCGACAACCTGATCCCCTCCACCATCGAACTGGGCGGCAAGAGCCCCAACATCTTCTTTGCCGATGTGATGGATGCCGATGACGAGTTCCTGGACAAGGCGCTGGAAGGCCTGTCCATGTTTGCGCTGAACCAGGGTGAGGTCTGCACCTGCCCCTCGCGCATTCTGGTGCAGGAGTCCATCTACGAGAAGTTCATGGAAAAAGCCGTCAAGCGCGTGCAGGCCATGAAGCAGGGTCACCCGCTGGACAAGTCCACCATGGTCGGCGCGCAAGTGTCCAACCAGCAGCTGGAGCGCATCCTCGGCTACATCGACATCGGCCGTCAGGAAGGCGCACAGTGCCTGACCGGTGGCGAGCGCCACCGTCTGGGCGGTGACATCAACGACGGTTTCTTCATCAAGCCCACGCTGCTGTACGGCAAAAACGATATGCGCGTGTTCCAGGAAGAAATCTTCGGCCCCGTCGCTTCCGTCACCACCTTCAAGAACGCAGAAGACGCCATCCGCATTGCCAACGACAGCGAATACGGTCTGGGCGCCGGTGTCTGGACGCGTAACGGCACACAGGCCTATGAAATGGGCCGCGCCATCCAGGCAGGCCGCGTGTGGACCAACTGCTACCACCTGTACCCTGCACACGCCACCTTCGGCGGCTACAAAAAGTCCGGTATCGGCCGTGAAACCCACAAGGTCGCGCTGAACAACTACCAGCAGACCAAGAACCTGCTGGTCAGCTACAACCCCAAGGCCATGGGCTTCTTCTAA
- a CDS encoding carboxyl transferase domain-containing protein: MSILGTQLNPRSAEFLANAAAMQAVVDDLHARCDQAALGGNEAARAKHVARGKLLPRERVQRLLDPGSPFLELSPLAALNMYNNDAPGAGVIAGVGRVSGVDCMIVCNDATVKGGTYYPMTVKKHLRAQEVAAQNQLPCIYLVDSGGANLPNQDDVFPDREHFGRIFFNQANMSARGIAQIAVVMGSCTAGGAYVPAMSDESIIVKNQGTIFLGGPPLVKAATGEVVSAEDLGGGDVHTRLSGVADHLAENDLHAIALARQSVANLNKYKAENKADHAPAAPLFESKELYGVIPVDTRKPFDVREIIARVVDGSEFDEFKARFGNTLVCGFARIEGMQVGIIANNGILFSESAVKGAHFIELCCQRKVPLVFLQNITGFMVGRKYENEGIARHGAKLVTAVATAAVPKFTIIIGGSFGAGNYGMCGRAYSPRFLWMWPNARISVMGGEQAASVLATVKRDGIEAKGGNWSADEEEAFKAPIRQQYEDQGHPYYATARLWDDGVIDPADTRRVLALGLSATRNAPIEDTKFGVFRM, from the coding sequence ATGAGCATTCTGGGCACACAACTGAATCCGCGTTCGGCGGAATTTCTGGCCAACGCTGCCGCCATGCAGGCCGTGGTGGACGATCTGCATGCGCGCTGCGATCAGGCGGCGCTGGGTGGCAACGAAGCCGCGCGGGCCAAGCATGTGGCACGCGGCAAGCTGCTGCCGCGTGAGCGCGTGCAGCGCCTGCTGGACCCCGGCTCGCCATTTCTGGAGCTGTCGCCGCTGGCAGCCCTCAATATGTACAACAACGATGCACCGGGCGCAGGCGTGATTGCAGGCGTGGGCCGCGTCAGCGGCGTGGACTGCATGATCGTCTGCAACGACGCCACCGTGAAGGGCGGCACCTACTACCCGATGACGGTGAAAAAGCATTTGCGCGCGCAGGAAGTGGCGGCGCAAAACCAGCTGCCCTGCATTTATCTGGTGGATTCGGGCGGTGCCAATCTGCCCAATCAGGATGATGTCTTCCCTGACCGCGAGCACTTTGGCCGCATCTTCTTCAATCAGGCCAATATGAGCGCGCGCGGCATTGCGCAGATTGCCGTGGTCATGGGCTCGTGCACGGCAGGTGGCGCCTATGTGCCTGCGATGAGCGATGAGTCCATCATCGTCAAGAACCAGGGCACCATCTTTCTGGGTGGCCCCCCGCTGGTCAAGGCTGCTACAGGTGAGGTCGTCAGCGCCGAAGATCTGGGCGGCGGCGATGTGCACACGCGCCTGTCGGGTGTGGCTGACCATCTGGCAGAAAACGATTTGCATGCGATAGCGCTGGCCCGCCAGTCCGTAGCCAATCTGAATAAATACAAGGCTGAAAACAAGGCAGATCATGCGCCTGCAGCTCCTCTTTTTGAGAGCAAAGAGCTGTATGGCGTGATTCCTGTCGATACCCGCAAGCCCTTCGACGTGCGCGAAATCATTGCGCGTGTGGTGGATGGCAGCGAGTTCGACGAGTTCAAGGCCCGCTTTGGCAACACGCTGGTCTGCGGCTTTGCACGCATCGAAGGCATGCAGGTGGGCATCATCGCCAACAACGGCATTCTGTTCAGCGAATCTGCCGTCAAGGGTGCGCACTTTATCGAGCTGTGCTGCCAGCGCAAAGTGCCGCTGGTGTTTTTGCAGAACATCACCGGCTTCATGGTGGGACGCAAGTACGAAAACGAAGGCATCGCACGCCATGGCGCCAAGCTGGTGACGGCAGTGGCCACGGCAGCAGTGCCCAAGTTCACCATCATCATTGGTGGCAGCTTTGGCGCGGGCAACTACGGCATGTGTGGCCGCGCCTACTCGCCACGCTTTCTGTGGATGTGGCCCAACGCACGCATCAGCGTGATGGGCGGCGAGCAGGCGGCCAGTGTGCTGGCCACCGTCAAGCGCGATGGCATTGAAGCCAAGGGCGGCAACTGGAGTGCGGATGAAGAAGAAGCCTTCAAAGCCCCGATTCGCCAGCAGTACGAAGACCAGGGCCACCCTTACTACGCCACAGCCCGCCTGTGGGATGACGGTGTGATCGACCCCGCTGACACGCGCCGCGTGCTGGCGCTGGGCCTGTCGGCCACGCGTAATGCACCAATTGAAGACACCAAGTTTGGTGTGTTCCGCATGTAA
- a CDS encoding AraC family transcriptional regulator produces the protein MLTPSLVKTPLPHHASSVLKSHPAITPMAFVNAIIHAYEARQMSPLVALEKAQIPPELVSHADECITALQMEALSDAAMRELDDEALGWFERRLPWGSYGMLARASISAPHLGLALARWCRHHGLIAPDIELSLSEQAGVATLTLHERRPLGAMHEFCLISVLRNIHGFASWLVNEPIALLHAGFPFAAPQHTGVYQVLFSPVNLQFDTPVASLQFEARWLQAPLARDEAALNRMLQRALPIQVRPYQREKTLVQRVRQLLTASTEEQQTAETLSRQLHVSQRSLHRQLKEEGASLQALKDEIRRERAIALLLRTSRPIKRVAQACGFLNDKSFIRAFRLWTGLSPSEFRKTAGQRAA, from the coding sequence ATGCTCACCCCTTCTCTGGTCAAGACGCCACTGCCACACCATGCCAGCTCTGTGCTCAAGTCGCACCCGGCAATTACCCCCATGGCCTTTGTAAACGCCATCATTCACGCCTATGAAGCGCGGCAGATGTCACCATTGGTTGCACTGGAAAAGGCACAAATACCGCCAGAGCTGGTCAGCCATGCTGATGAGTGCATTACCGCCTTGCAGATGGAAGCCCTGTCGGATGCCGCCATGCGCGAGCTGGACGATGAAGCCCTGGGCTGGTTTGAACGCCGCCTGCCCTGGGGCAGCTATGGAATGCTGGCCCGTGCCAGCATCAGTGCGCCGCATCTGGGGCTGGCTCTGGCACGCTGGTGCCGCCACCACGGCCTGATTGCGCCCGACATTGAACTGAGCCTGAGCGAGCAGGCCGGTGTTGCCACGCTGACGCTGCATGAGCGCCGCCCGCTAGGCGCCATGCACGAGTTTTGTCTGATTTCCGTGCTGCGCAATATTCACGGCTTTGCCAGCTGGCTGGTGAACGAGCCCATTGCCTTGCTGCACGCAGGCTTCCCATTTGCGGCGCCGCAGCATACCGGGGTGTATCAGGTGCTGTTTTCCCCGGTCAATCTGCAGTTCGATACACCCGTGGCCAGCCTTCAGTTCGAGGCACGCTGGCTGCAAGCCCCGCTGGCACGCGATGAGGCTGCACTCAACCGCATGCTGCAGCGCGCCTTGCCGATTCAGGTGCGCCCCTATCAGCGCGAGAAAACGCTGGTGCAGCGCGTGCGCCAGTTGCTGACTGCCAGCACCGAAGAGCAGCAGACGGCCGAAACGCTGTCGCGCCAACTGCATGTATCGCAGCGCAGCCTGCACCGCCAGCTCAAGGAAGAAGGCGCTTCGCTGCAGGCGCTCAAGGATGAAATACGGCGCGAGCGTGCCATTGCCCTGCTGCTGCGCACCAGCCGCCCCATCAAGCGCGTGGCGCAGGCCTGCGGCTTTCTCAATGACAAGAGCTTTATTCGCGCCTTCCGGCTGTGGACGGGGCTGTCACCGTCGGAATTTCGCAAGACGGCAGGCCAGCGGGCCGCCTGA
- a CDS encoding HAD family hydrolase, producing MTAFDAVLFDCDGVLVDSESITNRVLCTMLNESGWAISQEECTRDFIGKTVRSQAAVIEAHTGKPLTDAWMAEFYERRNAALQAELVAIDGALEAVKQIHAMCQGRIACASGADRAKVEMQLAKVGMAPYFEGHVYSGHEMSRSKPFPDVYLAAASALKADPAKCLVIEDTVTGVQAGVAAGATVWGYFPADQGHASAEQLLEAGAACVFGDMGDLPAMFEAVRKSAARAIAGDGYEHEIQ from the coding sequence ATGACTGCTTTTGACGCTGTGCTTTTCGACTGTGATGGTGTGCTGGTAGACAGCGAATCCATCACCAACCGTGTGCTGTGCACCATGCTCAACGAATCCGGCTGGGCTATCAGCCAGGAAGAGTGCACGCGTGATTTCATCGGCAAGACGGTGCGCAGCCAGGCGGCAGTGATTGAAGCCCATACCGGCAAGCCGCTGACGGATGCCTGGATGGCCGAGTTCTATGAGCGCCGCAATGCTGCACTGCAGGCCGAGCTGGTGGCCATTGATGGGGCGCTGGAAGCCGTCAAGCAGATTCACGCCATGTGCCAGGGCCGCATTGCCTGCGCATCAGGCGCAGACCGCGCCAAGGTGGAGATGCAGCTGGCCAAGGTAGGCATGGCACCTTACTTTGAAGGCCATGTTTACAGCGGCCACGAAATGTCGCGCAGCAAGCCTTTCCCTGATGTGTATCTGGCCGCAGCCAGCGCGCTCAAGGCAGACCCGGCCAAGTGCCTGGTGATTGAAGACACGGTGACGGGCGTGCAGGCCGGTGTGGCTGCGGGTGCCACCGTCTGGGGCTACTTCCCGGCAGATCAGGGGCATGCCTCGGCAGAACAGCTGCTGGAAGCTGGCGCTGCCTGCGTGTTTGGCGATATGGGCGATCTGCCCGCCATGTTCGAAGCCGTGCGCAAAAGCGCCGCCAGAGCCATTGCAGGCGATGGCTACGAGCACGAAATTCAGTAA